In Paenibacillus kyungheensis, the following are encoded in one genomic region:
- a CDS encoding N-acetyldiaminopimelate deacetylase: MTTFTQIRRDLHRIPEPGFQEFKTQQYLLDYIATLPQNHLEIRTWRTGILIYIHGSAPKRRFGYRADMDGLPIVEQTSYDFQSEHEGYMHACGHDLHMTIGLGVLTHFATHQMTDDLVVIFQPAEEGPGGAKPMLASAELADWMPDQMIGLHVAPEYPVGTIATRAGILFANTSELFIDLIGTGGHAAYPHKANDMVVAGCQLVGQLQTIIARNINPLDSAVVTIGKVEGGTKQNIIAERARLEGTIRTLSADTMVAVKSRIEALVKGIEAGFECQAEIDWGSNYLQVFNEATLTHEFMDWLGQRSDVNLVECTEAMTGEDFGYFLDRIPGFMFWLGVDTPYGLHHAKLEPSEDAIDVAITTITDYLSWKSGQDAV; the protein is encoded by the coding sequence ATGACTACTTTTACTCAGATTCGGCGTGATCTTCATCGTATTCCTGAACCAGGATTTCAAGAGTTCAAAACGCAACAGTATTTGCTTGATTATATCGCTACTCTTCCGCAAAACCATTTGGAAATTCGCACATGGCGTACAGGGATTTTAATCTATATTCATGGCAGTGCACCGAAGCGCCGTTTTGGTTATCGTGCCGATATGGATGGGTTGCCAATTGTCGAGCAGACGTCTTACGATTTTCAAAGTGAACATGAAGGATATATGCACGCTTGTGGACACGATCTACATATGACGATTGGACTCGGCGTATTGACTCATTTTGCGACTCATCAAATGACAGATGATCTTGTGGTTATTTTCCAGCCAGCAGAAGAAGGCCCGGGCGGAGCCAAACCGATGTTAGCCAGTGCAGAATTAGCCGATTGGATGCCAGATCAGATGATCGGACTTCATGTGGCCCCTGAATATCCTGTTGGTACGATTGCGACCCGTGCAGGGATTTTATTTGCCAATACATCTGAATTGTTTATCGATCTGATCGGTACAGGAGGACATGCCGCTTATCCGCACAAAGCCAATGATATGGTCGTTGCAGGTTGTCAGTTGGTAGGACAGTTGCAGACGATTATCGCCCGTAATATCAATCCGTTAGACTCCGCTGTTGTGACGATTGGTAAAGTCGAAGGCGGAACCAAGCAAAATATCATCGCCGAGCGCGCTCGTCTGGAAGGCACAATTCGTACACTGTCAGCGGATACGATGGTCGCTGTTAAATCTCGTATAGAAGCACTGGTCAAAGGAATCGAAGCCGGATTTGAATGTCAGGCAGAGATCGATTGGGGCTCCAATTACTTGCAAGTGTTTAACGAAGCGACATTGACCCATGAATTTATGGATTGGTTAGGACAACGTTCTGATGTGAATCTAGTAGAATGTACAGAAGCGATGACCGGCGAAGATTTTGGTTATTTTCTGGATCGTATTCCGGGATTTATGTTCTGGTTAGGTGTGGACACGCCTTATGGATTGCATCATGCGAAGCTTGAGCCGAGTGAAGATGCGATTGACGTAGCGATCACGACGATTACCGATTATTTAAGCTGGAAATCAGGGCAGGATGCGGTGTAA
- a CDS encoding ABC transporter ATP-binding protein, whose amino-acid sequence MGDNTIIRFDGVSKRYEDGTVVLENIEFEVERGKFYTLLGPSGCGKTTILRMIAGFTEPTGGSIYFNGQVINKVPANKRQVNTVFQDYALFPHLNVFENVAFGLRIKKMKKDEVTTKVKEALQFVNLEGYDQRSISEMSGGQKQRVAIARALVNEPEVLLLDEPLSALDLKLRTEMQYELREIQQRLGITFIFVTHDQEEALAMSDEIFVMNKGKIEQSGTPNDIYDEPINRFVADFIGESNIVPGRMIEDFLVEFNGKRFHCVDQGLRDNESIEVVIRPEDLELTTVEKGKLKVRVDTQLFRGVHYEISCYDDSGHEWLVHSTRKADPGSEIGLDFEAEAIHVMRFGESEEDFDRRLEGYEEGGVYAG is encoded by the coding sequence ATGGGGGACAATACAATTATTCGATTTGACGGAGTATCCAAGCGCTATGAAGATGGAACAGTAGTGCTTGAGAATATAGAGTTTGAAGTAGAACGCGGTAAGTTTTACACGTTACTCGGCCCTTCCGGTTGCGGGAAAACAACGATTTTGCGTATGATCGCTGGCTTTACTGAACCGACAGGAGGTTCGATTTATTTTAACGGTCAGGTGATCAACAAAGTACCTGCAAATAAACGTCAAGTGAATACGGTATTTCAAGATTATGCCCTTTTTCCACATTTGAATGTATTTGAAAATGTAGCTTTCGGATTGCGGATCAAAAAAATGAAAAAAGACGAAGTGACGACCAAAGTCAAAGAAGCTCTGCAATTCGTCAATCTTGAAGGATATGATCAACGTTCGATCAGTGAAATGTCTGGTGGACAGAAGCAACGGGTAGCGATCGCACGTGCACTGGTGAATGAACCAGAAGTGCTGTTGCTTGATGAACCATTGTCTGCACTGGATCTGAAGTTACGTACAGAAATGCAATATGAATTGCGTGAAATTCAGCAACGTCTAGGGATTACATTTATCTTTGTTACACATGATCAAGAAGAAGCACTGGCAATGTCTGATGAGATTTTTGTGATGAACAAAGGGAAAATCGAACAAAGTGGAACGCCTAATGATATCTATGATGAGCCAATTAACCGCTTTGTCGCTGATTTTATCGGAGAATCGAATATTGTTCCCGGACGTATGATCGAAGATTTTTTGGTGGAATTTAACGGCAAGCGATTCCACTGTGTCGATCAGGGTCTACGTGATAATGAAAGTATTGAAGTGGTTATTCGTCCGGAAGATCTGGAACTGACGACGGTTGAAAAAGGCAAGCTCAAAGTGCGTGTAGATACCCAATTATTCCGTGGCGTTCACTATGAGATTAGCTGTTATGATGATTCCGGTCATGAATGGTTGGTACATTCGACTCGCAAAGCTGATCCAGGTAGTGAAATCGGGCTTGATTTTGAAGCAGAAGCGATTCATGTTATGCGTTTTGGTGAAAGTGAAGAAGACTTTGATCGTCGCCTTGAAGGTTATGAAGAAGGTGGGGTCTATGCAGGCTAA
- the dapD gene encoding 2,3,4,5-tetrahydropyridine-2,6-dicarboxylate N-acetyltransferase produces MSTEMNTHEIINLIKTSKKKTPVKVYLKGELDSITFPEDVQTFITGNTGVIFGDWADIQGVLTENASKIADQVIESDRRNSAIPLLDMKNINARIEPGAFIREMVSIGDNAVIMMGAVINIGVVIGEGTMIDMGAVLGGRVQVGKMCHIGAGSVLAGVIEPPSAQPVTVEDDVLIGANVVVLEGVRIGEGAVVAAGAVVTQDVPPFSVVAGTPARVIKQVDDKTKSKTEILQDLRTL; encoded by the coding sequence TCAAAGTATACCTTAAAGGTGAATTGGACAGCATTACATTCCCTGAAGACGTACAGACATTTATCACTGGCAACACAGGTGTTATTTTCGGCGATTGGGCAGATATTCAAGGCGTTTTGACTGAAAATGCAAGCAAAATTGCAGACCAAGTGATCGAAAGCGACCGTCGTAACTCTGCGATTCCTTTGTTAGATATGAAAAACATCAATGCACGTATTGAGCCAGGCGCATTTATTCGTGAAATGGTATCTATCGGCGATAACGCTGTTATTATGATGGGCGCTGTTATCAATATCGGTGTTGTGATCGGTGAAGGTACAATGATCGATATGGGCGCTGTTCTAGGTGGACGTGTACAAGTCGGTAAAATGTGTCATATCGGAGCAGGTTCTGTTCTTGCTGGCGTCATTGAGCCACCTTCTGCTCAACCTGTAACCGTTGAAGATGATGTATTGATCGGTGCGAACGTAGTTGTACTTGAAGGCGTACGTATCGGTGAAGGTGCTGTTGTAGCGGCTGGCGCTGTGGTAACGCAAGACGTTCCTCCTTTCTCTGTTGTAGCAGGTACTCCAGCACGTGTAATCAAGCAAGTAGACGACAAAACGAAGTCTAAAACAGAAATTTTGCAAGATCTACGTACACTGTAA
- a CDS encoding aminotransferase A, with protein MEHLINASVKDIQISGIRKIANAAAQYPNAISLTIGQPDFPTPQHIIDAAEVAMNNGKTVYTPNAGLPALRRAAAHFVRQKYGQDYNPDTEVIVTNGASEALDITLRTIITPGDEVILPGPIYPGYEPLIRLSGGIPVYVDTRSTDFKLTADLIEKHLSTRTKAIILGYPSNPTGRVMSGTELQDIATLLREREVFIISDEIYSELIYDTPHQSIALFDGMRDQTIVINGLSKSHSMTGWRIGFTFAPAELTQHMLKVHQYNVTCASSVSQYAALEALTQGIDDALSMKQEYQQRRDYVYDRLIAMGLTLTKPEGAFYLFPSIAHLNIGSMEFALRLLEEAGLAVVPGDAFSEYGEGYIRISYAYSQDVLSRGLDRLEQFIQQL; from the coding sequence ATGGAACATTTAATCAATGCTTCAGTCAAAGATATTCAAATTAGCGGTATTCGCAAAATTGCTAATGCAGCAGCGCAGTATCCGAATGCAATCTCACTTACGATTGGACAACCTGACTTTCCTACACCTCAACATATTATTGACGCGGCTGAAGTCGCAATGAATAATGGAAAAACAGTCTATACGCCTAATGCAGGTCTACCTGCTCTACGACGTGCAGCAGCACATTTTGTCAGACAAAAATACGGGCAAGATTATAACCCGGATACTGAAGTGATCGTAACCAACGGAGCAAGTGAAGCGCTGGATATCACGCTACGGACGATTATTACACCGGGAGATGAAGTGATTTTGCCCGGGCCAATCTATCCGGGATATGAGCCGTTGATTCGCTTATCCGGTGGGATTCCTGTATATGTAGATACTCGCTCGACTGACTTCAAATTAACTGCCGATTTGATCGAAAAACATCTATCGACACGTACGAAAGCCATTATTTTAGGTTATCCTTCTAACCCTACTGGACGGGTCATGAGCGGTACAGAATTACAGGATATCGCTACATTATTGCGGGAACGTGAAGTGTTTATCATTTCCGATGAAATATATAGTGAATTGATCTATGATACCCCTCATCAGTCAATTGCTTTATTCGATGGTATGCGTGACCAAACGATTGTGATTAACGGATTGTCCAAGTCTCATTCGATGACAGGCTGGCGGATCGGCTTTACTTTTGCACCTGCTGAGCTGACACAACATATGCTTAAAGTGCATCAATACAATGTCACCTGCGCCAGTTCAGTGAGTCAATATGCTGCACTCGAAGCACTTACACAAGGCATCGACGATGCGCTTTCGATGAAACAGGAATATCAGCAACGGCGTGATTATGTGTATGATCGCTTAATCGCTATGGGGCTAACGTTAACCAAGCCAGAAGGCGCTTTTTATTTGTTCCCTTCGATTGCTCATTTGAATATCGGATCAATGGAATTTGCTTTACGTTTATTGGAGGAAGCAGGATTAGCTGTTGTTCCCGGAGACGCTTTTTCTGAATACGGAGAAGGATATATTCGTATTTCTTATGCTTATTCGCAAGATGTTTTGAGCAGAGGATTAGATCGGTTGGAACAATTTATACAGCAATTATAA
- a CDS encoding nuclear transport factor 2 family protein, whose protein sequence is MENQSLHESSTLSIEAYHEQAMQMMNTFSQAMLNEDIDLFLSLFSSNIVFEFPYAPEEYAKQLDGIDALRQHLESLKGMIAFTHFTTPVIHISADTSTFIAQFQGLGTFVATGLPYEQDYISVVTTLNGQVTRYQDYWNPLQVS, encoded by the coding sequence ATGGAAAATCAATCTCTACATGAATCTTCAACATTATCTATTGAGGCTTATCATGAACAGGCTATGCAGATGATGAATACGTTTAGTCAAGCGATGCTAAATGAGGATATTGATTTATTCCTTAGTCTTTTTAGCTCAAATATTGTTTTTGAATTCCCGTATGCACCTGAGGAATATGCCAAGCAATTGGATGGCATTGATGCTCTACGACAACATCTGGAATCGTTAAAAGGAATGATCGCTTTTACTCATTTCACTACTCCAGTGATTCATATTTCTGCGGATACTTCCACTTTTATTGCTCAATTTCAAGGTTTGGGTACTTTTGTTGCTACAGGCTTACCTTATGAGCAAGATTATATCTCAGTCGTGACTACTCTGAACGGGCAAGTTACCCGTTATCAAGATTATTGGAATCCACTTCAAGTATCTTAA
- a CDS encoding methyl-accepting chemotaxis protein produces MKNIKQFLKCQTIGSKLIISFFIVMILALGTSSFTSYWLAQKTLSNEMINSASSSVETLNSTVNTEMQQNIDIVDYFASQVAQANYADRDTLVNGFRSYSTSLKKIESLYVGNTTGQFFTSSDKPNPAGYDPRERDWYKQALTSPGKAIITNPYISASTKKLTVTIAKQTADQSGVIGLDINLEALQATTATVKIGKEGYAFIVGKDSNFISHPTAIGQKNASSEELMARPDAKGSYTYLYQDKQKELVYTTSDLTGWRIAGSFYQNEINEATQPILYKMVIVLLLSLIVGGIVVALVTRSITKRLSNIVVVAEAISDGDLTHHIVDRSKDEIGRLSHTFNNMNASLSSLIHSINDSVSDVVSSSEQLNASSEQTSHATVQITTAIEQFSVGNERQNKNVNQSAEQLTQVANWLQTVKTNSNSLLSLSESSNYLADSGDRLMQQTVGQIQHIDQSVHQANEVVTNLSRKSEEISVILQTINDIAKQTNLLSLNAAIEAARAGEHGKGFNVVAGEVQKLAEQSRSSSQHIENLLKEITDEIGRSLSTFTDIHGSVAEGMMTVQQAADQFQQLRTSSHQISSSLTEMNTLVQEVNGNAVEVAQSVHEISEISNVNTASTHEIAASAEEQLAAMEEITASAHALASLAENLQQEIHRFKTTDSVASPSASHATASTENDTVE; encoded by the coding sequence ATGAAAAATATTAAACAATTTTTGAAATGTCAAACGATTGGCAGTAAATTAATCATTTCTTTCTTTATTGTGATGATTTTAGCTTTGGGTACTTCTAGCTTCACTTCGTATTGGTTAGCTCAAAAAACGCTAAGTAATGAAATGATCAATAGCGCTTCTTCGAGCGTCGAAACATTGAATTCAACCGTCAATACTGAAATGCAGCAAAATATAGATATTGTTGATTATTTCGCCAGTCAGGTAGCTCAAGCTAATTATGCAGATAGAGATACTCTTGTGAACGGATTTAGAAGCTATTCTACTTCTCTCAAAAAAATAGAGTCACTGTATGTAGGAAATACAACTGGTCAATTTTTTACTTCTTCTGACAAACCTAATCCTGCCGGATACGATCCTCGTGAACGTGACTGGTACAAGCAAGCTTTGACTTCACCTGGAAAAGCTATTATTACGAATCCTTACATTTCTGCTTCTACCAAGAAGCTAACCGTTACGATTGCTAAGCAAACAGCCGATCAAAGCGGAGTTATCGGATTAGATATTAATCTAGAAGCATTACAAGCAACAACAGCAACAGTCAAAATCGGTAAAGAAGGATATGCTTTTATCGTAGGGAAAGACAGCAACTTTATTTCCCATCCTACAGCAATTGGACAGAAAAATGCTTCTTCCGAAGAATTGATGGCTCGTCCAGATGCCAAAGGTAGCTATACCTATCTTTATCAAGATAAACAAAAAGAATTAGTCTATACGACAAGTGATCTGACTGGATGGCGGATTGCAGGTAGTTTTTATCAAAATGAAATCAATGAAGCAACACAACCTATCTTATACAAAATGGTGATTGTTCTATTACTTTCTCTTATTGTAGGTGGTATTGTGGTTGCACTGGTTACTCGCTCTATTACCAAGCGTCTAAGTAATATTGTCGTTGTAGCTGAAGCGATTAGTGATGGCGACCTAACACACCATATCGTAGACCGTAGCAAAGACGAGATTGGCAGATTGTCGCATACCTTTAACAATATGAACGCATCGCTAAGTTCATTGATCCACTCTATTAACGATTCCGTCAGTGACGTTGTCTCTTCTTCAGAGCAATTGAATGCAAGTTCAGAACAAACTAGCCATGCAACCGTACAGATTACGACAGCGATCGAACAATTCTCGGTCGGTAATGAACGTCAAAATAAAAATGTAAATCAAAGCGCAGAGCAATTAACTCAAGTCGCCAATTGGTTACAAACGGTCAAAACCAATTCCAACTCATTACTTTCATTGTCTGAATCATCGAATTATTTAGCAGATAGTGGAGACCGCTTAATGCAACAAACTGTAGGTCAGATTCAACATATTGATCAATCGGTGCATCAAGCGAATGAAGTAGTCACGAATCTTTCTCGCAAATCCGAAGAAATTTCGGTTATTCTACAAACGATCAATGATATTGCCAAACAGACCAATCTATTGTCTCTTAATGCGGCAATCGAAGCAGCGCGCGCAGGCGAACATGGCAAAGGATTCAATGTCGTTGCAGGTGAAGTGCAGAAGTTAGCCGAACAGTCCCGTTCTTCTTCTCAACATATCGAGAATCTGTTGAAAGAAATTACAGACGAGATTGGGCGTTCCTTGTCTACCTTTACCGATATTCATGGTTCTGTTGCCGAAGGGATGATGACGGTCCAACAAGCAGCCGATCAGTTCCAACAGCTACGTACATCGTCACATCAGATTTCTTCAAGTCTGACTGAAATGAATACGTTAGTGCAAGAAGTGAATGGCAATGCTGTAGAAGTGGCTCAATCGGTACATGAGATCAGTGAAATTTCCAATGTAAATACCGCTTCTACCCATGAGATTGCGGCTTCAGCAGAAGAGCAATTAGCAGCAATGGAAGAAATCACTGCATCCGCTCACGCTCTAGCTTCATTGGCAGAAAATTTACAACAAGAAATTCACCGCTTCAAAACAACCGATTCGGTAGCTAGTCCATCAGCGTCTCACGCTACAGCAAGCACTGAGAACGATACTGTAGAATAA
- a CDS encoding right-handed parallel beta-helix repeat-containing protein translates to MFYPQGGINLHTLSMKRWVILSISVLILFFVPAIFSHADSATSLSSTPNESIVDASGKGDYVSLEQAIQAQATDIYIRNGIYDVNTTLQIDLDDTIIRGQSRDGVVLRQTQAPNDLVVIRADRVHISNLTLDTYTYNAGATLVVADANQVIVQDSLFKGSERIFAVYFAGPSVAAGQDTLAAVESGTLDDGNQFLHNEVYSHYAGDGLSFSLQKNGLVQHNTLHNAVLAFYMCRNSKVSNNLINDSPGVGIHYSMPAYDNIIRDNEISRSLGSGIRASANLEHPVPTTALYEGLLIEHNIIKDTRSFGIELDQVGSRTRIQRNTIRQTDFSGIIVLRSYDLRIHNNQLSNNAYYRVRGKIHDWTGNSGGIDLENTVTATKITYNTITSNGKSDFGIRFSPIQGKNTIYKNKLVGTTVMTDIIRLP, encoded by the coding sequence ATGTTCTATCCACAAGGAGGAATTAACCTGCACACCCTTTCTATGAAGCGATGGGTCATCCTATCCATTTCTGTTCTTATCTTATTCTTTGTACCTGCTATCTTTTCACATGCAGACTCTGCTACATCACTTTCTAGTACACCTAATGAAAGTATTGTCGATGCTTCTGGAAAAGGGGATTATGTCTCTCTTGAGCAAGCCATTCAAGCGCAAGCTACTGATATTTATATACGGAATGGGATCTATGATGTAAACACTACGCTTCAAATTGATCTGGACGACACAATCATACGTGGACAATCCCGGGATGGTGTTGTTCTTCGTCAGACACAAGCACCTAACGATCTAGTAGTGATCCGCGCAGATCGTGTACATATTTCTAATCTTACACTGGATACGTATACCTATAATGCAGGAGCAACTCTAGTCGTTGCCGATGCGAATCAAGTAATAGTGCAAGATTCTTTGTTTAAAGGTTCAGAACGTATTTTTGCTGTTTATTTTGCAGGGCCTTCAGTTGCCGCAGGTCAGGATACACTAGCCGCTGTCGAATCAGGAACACTTGATGATGGCAACCAATTTTTGCACAATGAAGTGTATTCTCATTATGCAGGCGACGGATTGTCTTTTTCATTACAAAAAAATGGGCTGGTACAACATAATACTCTTCATAACGCTGTACTCGCTTTTTATATGTGCCGTAATAGCAAAGTGTCCAACAATCTGATCAACGATTCACCTGGCGTTGGTATTCATTATTCGATGCCTGCGTATGACAATATCATTCGAGATAATGAGATCTCTCGTTCACTAGGATCAGGGATACGTGCTTCTGCTAATCTAGAACACCCTGTACCAACAACCGCTCTATACGAAGGATTGCTGATTGAGCATAACATTATTAAAGATACCCGTTCATTTGGAATAGAACTCGATCAAGTAGGTAGTCGTACACGAATTCAACGCAATACGATTCGCCAGACTGACTTTTCTGGAATCATCGTTCTTCGTTCCTATGATCTACGGATTCATAATAATCAGTTATCAAACAATGCGTATTATCGTGTACGTGGCAAAATTCATGATTGGACAGGTAACAGCGGTGGCATTGATTTGGAAAACACCGTTACTGCTACCAAAATCACATACAATACGATCACCTCTAATGGAAAAAGTGATTTTGGGATTCGTTTTTCACCGATACAAGGAAAAAATACGATCTACAAAAACAAACTTGTAGGTACAACTGTAATGACGGATATTATTCGTTTACCTTAA
- a CDS encoding YitT family protein: MKKRIIDIAFIALGAFIFALAINLFVIPNELGEGGVTGVTIILFYVWQLSPGLMNLVINAFLLIIGYKFLDKTTTIYTILAVAFNSFFLHLTADWRIDSSEIMINTIFGGLFTGVGIGLIIRAGGTTAGTVILARIANKYLDWNISYGLLFFDLIVAFSSYFIIGAQSLMLTIVMLYIGTKTMDFIIEGLNPKKAVMIISAQQDKIAEKVITVMDRGVTVLSGHGYYTKTPKEVLYIVISKQEVSVLKKIVKAADPNAFITIHDVRDVFGEGFLELSK, translated from the coding sequence ATGAAAAAAAGGATTATTGATATTGCTTTTATAGCACTGGGTGCATTTATTTTTGCGTTAGCAATCAATTTATTTGTGATACCGAATGAACTGGGTGAAGGTGGCGTAACCGGGGTTACGATTATCTTATTTTATGTATGGCAATTGTCACCTGGGCTGATGAACTTGGTGATTAATGCATTTCTATTGATTATTGGTTACAAATTTCTGGATAAAACGACCACGATCTATACAATTCTGGCAGTTGCATTTAACTCATTTTTTCTTCATCTGACCGCAGACTGGCGGATCGATTCGAGTGAAATTATGATTAATACGATATTCGGTGGATTGTTTACAGGTGTAGGGATCGGGCTGATTATTAGAGCAGGTGGCACAACAGCAGGAACAGTGATTCTGGCGCGGATTGCGAACAAATATCTGGACTGGAATATTAGTTACGGGTTGCTCTTCTTCGATCTGATTGTAGCGTTCTCGTCTTACTTTATTATCGGGGCACAAAGCCTGATGTTAACGATTGTAATGTTGTATATTGGTACCAAAACGATGGACTTTATTATTGAAGGATTGAATCCGAAAAAAGCTGTGATGATCATTTCCGCACAGCAAGATAAGATCGCGGAAAAAGTCATTACAGTGATGGATCGCGGAGTGACGGTATTATCCGGTCATGGATATTATACAAAGACACCGAAAGAAGTACTGTATATCGTGATTAGCAAGCAAGAAGTATCGGTACTCAAAAAGATCGTCAAAGCGGCTGATCCTAATGCGTTTATCACGATTCATGATGTACGGGATGTATTTGGTGAAGGGTTCCTTGAATTATCTAAATAA
- a CDS encoding TetR/AcrR family transcriptional regulator, which translates to MARTKAFDTTIVLHRAMKTFGSRGYEGTTLPDLLQELGIARQSLYDTYGTKRDLFILAVKHYMDHKTADLLSLLEQSGEVLPLIEQIFQKMISVLIDNELAQECFIIASAIEYAPHDTELHQYLQDNNAQIEAGFYRLLERAVEQGELGSEVNLTAMAQYLVHERTALIFTTKLGADQAKLNTITEIALSVLYAKTKRQH; encoded by the coding sequence GTGGCACGTACGAAAGCTTTTGATACGACTATCGTGTTGCATCGAGCGATGAAGACGTTTGGCAGTCGGGGATATGAAGGAACGACGTTACCTGATCTGTTGCAAGAATTAGGGATTGCTCGTCAGAGTCTATATGATACGTATGGAACCAAGCGTGATCTATTTATTCTTGCGGTTAAGCACTATATGGATCATAAAACAGCAGATTTATTATCATTGTTAGAGCAATCTGGTGAAGTCTTGCCATTAATCGAGCAGATTTTTCAAAAGATGATTAGTGTACTGATTGATAACGAATTAGCTCAAGAATGTTTTATTATCGCAAGTGCTATAGAGTATGCTCCACATGATACAGAATTACATCAATATTTGCAGGATAATAACGCACAGATTGAAGCAGGATTTTACCGTTTATTAGAACGTGCTGTAGAGCAAGGAGAATTAGGATCAGAGGTAAATTTGACTGCGATGGCACAGTATCTAGTCCATGAACGAACAGCACTGATTTTTACGACCAAGTTGGGTGCCGATCAGGCTAAATTGAACACAATTACAGAGATCGCATTATCCGTATTATATGCAAAAACAAAAAGGCAGCATTAA
- a CDS encoding NAD(P)H-binding protein: MKSIERILVTGGQGKTSSRITSLLLTEGYHVRTAGRRSSSLPHPHAEHVLFDWHDSSTYAQALQDIDAIYVVIPVTMYPEPIVIPFIELALAQGIQRVVLLSSASIHIDEPVFGHIHRWISEHVPQWAVLRPSYFMQNFTEAQQADLIHQHRIIASATHKGKIGFVDADDIAAVAVKALTDITPHNTEHLITGPQSLTYEEVATIITEVTGVPITYHATSESELQQQLIEAGIAPDYASFLAHLDTRIAVEGIEDQVSDSVERVTARPPRSFRQYIEDHRHLFVNTTKGSA; encoded by the coding sequence ATGAAATCTATTGAGCGCATTTTAGTTACTGGCGGACAAGGTAAAACGTCTTCTCGTATTACATCTCTTCTTCTGACAGAGGGTTATCACGTTCGTACAGCAGGTAGAAGATCTTCTTCATTGCCACATCCTCACGCCGAACATGTGCTTTTTGATTGGCATGATTCATCAACGTATGCACAAGCTTTGCAAGATATAGATGCTATTTATGTCGTTATTCCTGTCACGATGTATCCCGAACCTATCGTTATTCCTTTTATTGAGCTTGCCCTTGCTCAAGGTATCCAACGGGTTGTGTTACTATCCAGTGCATCTATTCATATTGATGAACCTGTTTTTGGACATATACATCGCTGGATCAGTGAACACGTACCACAGTGGGCAGTATTACGACCTTCTTATTTTATGCAAAATTTTACCGAAGCACAGCAAGCCGACTTGATTCACCAACATAGAATAATTGCTAGCGCTACACATAAAGGCAAAATTGGATTTGTCGATGCTGATGATATCGCTGCTGTGGCTGTAAAAGCATTAACAGATATCACTCCTCATAATACTGAACATCTGATTACAGGTCCTCAATCACTCACTTATGAGGAAGTAGCGACTATAATTACAGAAGTGACAGGCGTACCGATTACGTATCATGCCACCAGTGAATCAGAGTTGCAACAGCAATTGATAGAGGCTGGAATCGCACCAGATTATGCTAGTTTTCTAGCTCATTTGGATACACGAATTGCTGTAGAAGGGATCGAAGATCAGGTAAGCGATAGTGTTGAGCGTGTCACAGCTAGACCCCCAAGATCTTTCCGCCAATATATTGAGGATCATAGACATTTATTTGTAAATACAACAAAAGGCAGCGCTTAA